The Cuculus canorus isolate bCucCan1 chromosome 16, bCucCan1.pri, whole genome shotgun sequence genome includes a region encoding these proteins:
- the AHCY gene encoding adenosylhomocysteinase produces the protein MSDRLPYKVADISLADWGRKAIEIAENEMPGLMKMREMYAASKPLKGARIAGCLHMTVQTAVLIETLIALGAEVQWSSCNIFSTQDHAAAAIAKAGVPVFAWKGETDEEYLWCIEQTLYFKDGQPLNMILDDGGDLTNLVHTKYPQLLKGIRGISEETTTGVHNLYKMKANGTLKVPAINVNDSVTKSKFDNLYGCRESLIDGIKRATDVMIAGKVAVVAGYGDVGKGCAQALRSFGARVIITEIDPINALQAAMEGYEVTTMEEACKEGNIFVTTTGCTDIVQGRHFEQMKDDAIVCNIGHFDVEVDAKWLNENAVETVNVKPQVDRYTLRNGRHIILLAEGRLVNLGCAMGHPSFVMSNSFTNQVLAQIELWTHSDKYSVGVHFLPKKLDEAVAAAHLDKLCVKLTKLSDKQAKYLGLSRDGPFKPDHYRY, from the exons ATGTCGGACCGGCTGCCCTACAAAGTGG CTGACATCAGCCTTGCAGACTGGGGTCGCAAGGCCATTGAGATTGCTGAGAATGAGATGCCGGGGCTGATGAAGATGCGGGAGATGTATGCCGCATCCAAGCCGCTGAAAGGTGCCCGTATCGCTGGTTGCCTTCATATGACTGTGCAGACAGCAGTTCTCATAGAGACCCTGATTGCGCTGGGAGCTGAG GTACAATGGTCAAGCTGCAACATTTTCTCCACTCAGGACCACGCTGCAGCTGCTATTGCAAAAGCCGGTGTCCCTG TGTTTGCTTGGAAAGGGGAGACGGATGAGGAATATTTGTGGTGCATTGAGCAGACCCTGTACTTCAAGGATGGGCAGCCCCTCAACATGATTTTGGATGATGGTGGAGACCTAACCAACCTTGTTCATACCAAATACCCACAGCTGTTGAAAG GAATTAGGGGTATTTCAGAAGAGACAACCACTGGAGTTCACAACCTGTACAAGATGAAGGCCAATGGGACCCTGAAAGTGCCAGCTATCAACGTTAACGACTCTGTCACCAAG agcAAGTTTGATAACCTTTATGGCTGCAGAGAGTCCCTCATTGATGGCATCAAGCGTGCTACAGACGTCATGATTGCTGGGAAAGTAGCAGTTGTGGCAGGTTATGGTGACGTGGGCAAAGGCTGCGCTCAGGCCCTGcggagctttggagccagagTCATCATCACGGAGATTGATCCTATCAATGCGCTGCAGGCAGCCATGGAAG gttATGAAGTTACAACCATGGAGGAGGCCTGCAAAGAAGGCAACATCTTTGTTACCACCACTGGCTGCACTGATATTGTTCAGGGCAG acacTTTGAGCAGATGAAGGATGACGCCATAGTGTGTAACATCGGCCATTTTGATGTGGAAGTTGATGCAAAGTGGCTGAATGAAAATGCAGTAGAGACAGTGAATGTTAAACCTCAG GTGGATCGCTATACACTGAGGAATGGCCGTCACATTATCCTGCTAGCAGAGGGACGACTGGTAAACTTGGGCTGTGCCATGGGTCACCCCAGCTTTGTTATGAGCAACTCCTTCACCAACCAGGTGCTGGCCCAGATCGAGCTGTGGACCCACAGTGACAAGTACTCCGTTGGAGTCCATTTCCTGCCAAAGAAG